In one window of Paludisphaera rhizosphaerae DNA:
- a CDS encoding MgtC/SapB family protein yields the protein MTTLDLMIRLTTAAALGGAIGVERHRADKAAGLRTHMLVCLGSALFMIVSAHGFDPVLRPSLVQLDPSRVAAQVVSGIGFLGAGAILRRNEAVLGLTTAANIWAVAAVGLAAGGGMFTAAVAATAIILVVLTLMKWVEDRIVVGPGLRVVSLLMESPEAADRVLRSAFVEAGLDVPSLKSCPGDKPGTRRLEAMVVGLSDASLLALTAKLQATEGVLEVSYEGRTA from the coding sequence ATGACGACGTTGGACCTGATGATCCGGCTGACGACGGCTGCGGCGCTGGGCGGGGCGATCGGGGTTGAGCGTCATCGCGCGGATAAGGCGGCGGGCCTGCGGACGCACATGCTGGTCTGCCTGGGCTCGGCCCTGTTCATGATCGTCTCGGCTCACGGGTTCGATCCGGTTCTGCGGCCGTCTCTGGTCCAGCTCGATCCCTCGCGGGTCGCCGCCCAGGTGGTCAGCGGGATCGGCTTCCTCGGCGCGGGGGCGATCCTCCGCCGCAATGAGGCCGTGTTGGGGCTGACCACGGCGGCGAACATCTGGGCCGTCGCGGCGGTCGGCCTGGCGGCGGGAGGGGGCATGTTCACGGCGGCGGTCGCGGCGACCGCGATCATCCTGGTCGTCTTGACCTTGATGAAGTGGGTCGAGGATCGAATCGTCGTCGGCCCTGGACTCCGCGTTGTATCATTGCTGATGGAGAGTCCTGAGGCGGCGGACCGCGTGCTGCGATCCGCCTTTGTCGAAGCCGGCCTGGACGTTCCTTCGCTCAAATCCTGTCCTGGCGACAAGCCTGGGACGCGTCGATTGGAGGCGATGGTCGTCGGCCTGTCCGACGCTTCGCTGCTCGCCCTGACGGCGAAGCTCCAGGCGACCGAGGGCGTTCTCGAAGTCTCGTATGAAGGAAGGACGGCATGA